One Oncorhynchus keta strain PuntledgeMale-10-30-2019 chromosome 22, Oket_V2, whole genome shotgun sequence DNA window includes the following coding sequences:
- the LOC118381110 gene encoding angiomotin-like 2a isoform X3 yields the protein MRTAEESSGTVLHRLIQEQLRHGNPTDTRTLLAIQQQALRGGSNSSGGGGTGSPRSSLESLTQEESQFIHMSTRQDPQGQEYQGDYKHCESDFVCHLYQLHRHGEELPTYEEAKAHSQYLASVGAQQGQPQLGPEMMDHQGDGQWDLKRKHARSLSERLMQLSLERSSRDIQPLSSSHSYPQLSNGHSGPVEHQGPEFQRGPPPDYPFLVRPPGYMLSHSQETHGHYYQEPPPSFQSQHRYVPSQPQAEMVRHSVHYGPEVYTSHSNTSTHNNTAQMDLLRENERLRKELEVYSEKAARLQKLEGEIQRISEAYETLMKGSAKRETLEKTMRNKLESEIKRLHDFNRDLRDRLDNATKRQEVESADRKQQVFTKLLEQNEEQQREVQRLRGSGEEWLRRQEVLEQALGSAQARNLALEEELRRKRAYVEKVKRLQSSLGQLQAACEKREALELRLRTRLEQELKSLRSAQSHSTASGPGSLPSDLSSMVSVQQQQLAEREERVLALEADITHWEQKYLEESTMRQFAMDAAATAAAQRDSSVIKHSPRHSPDNSFNDHLPFSHRHREMENRVRALHSQLLEKDAVIRVLQQRTGREQNRLEQQDLRPAKSVPSISTEQQALRPARSVLSISTEQQDLRPARSVPSISTEQQDLHPARSVPSISTEQQDLRPASVPSINTDGPVEQPIQGKGKSLSDDQTAAAMSPLSLPPHQHPCTPLPRPTPLPRPTLLLLSKPQSRDCSTQCDRDILAQEVDLTVDPTSMLAPSEASSTSTPASEHFLAPTNTHQSSRSSDSAAEVVEILI from the exons ATGAGAACTGCTGAGGAGTCTTCTGGCACGGTTCTACACCGTCTAATCCAGGAGCAGCTCCGTCACGGGAACCCCACAGACACCCGTACCCTCCTGGCCATCCAGCAGCAGGCCCTGCGTGGAGGCAGCAACAGCAGCGGAGGAGGCGGTACCGGATCACCCCGCTCCTCTCTGGAGAGCCTGACCCAGGAAGAGTCCCAGTTCATCCACATGTCCACCAGACaggacccccagggccaggagtaCCAGGGGGACTACAAACACTGTGAGAGTGACTTCGTGTGTCATCTCTACCAGCTCCACAGACACGGAGAGGAGCTGCCCACCTATGAGGAGGCCAAGGCTCACTCTCAGTACCTGGCCTCGGTAGGGGCCCAGCAGGGTCAGCCTCAGCTGGGACCTGAGATGATGGATCACCAGGGAGATGGCCAGTGGGACCTGAAACGGAAGCACGCCCGGAGCCTCAGTGAGCGTCTCATGCAACTCTCCCTGGAGAGATCAAGCAGAGACATTCagcctctcagctcctctcacaGTTACCCTCAACTGTCTAATGGCCACTCTGGGCCTGTTGAACACCAGGGGCCAGAGTTTCAGAGGGGACCTCCCCCAGACTACCCCTTCCTGGTCAGGCCTCCTGGATACATGCTCAGCCACTCACAGGAGACACACGGACACTACTATCAGGAACCACCTCCCTCATTCCAATCACAGCACAG gtaCGTACCTTCCCAGCCCCAGGCCGAAATGGTTCGACACAGTGTCCACTATGGTCCAGAGGTCTACACGAGCCACAGCAACACCAGTACTCACAACAACACTGCCCAAATGGACCTGTTGAGGGAGAACGAGAGACTAAGGAAAGAGTTGGAGGTGTACAGCGAGAAGGCCGCCAGACTTCAGAAG CTGGAAGGAGAGATCCAGAGGATATCTGAGGCCTACGAGACCCTGATGAAGGGCTCAGCCAAGAGAGAGACCCTGGAGAAAACCATGAGGAACAAACTGGAGTCAGAGATCAAGAGACTGCACGACTTCAACAGGGACCTCAGAG ATCGTCTGGACAACGCTACCAAACGGCAGGAAGTTGAATCGGCAGACAGGAAACAGCAGGTCTTCACCAAACTCCTGGAACAAA ATGAGGAACAGCAGCGGGAGGTGCAGCGTCTGCGTGGCTCCGGGGAGGAGTGGCTTCGGCGCCAGGAGGTGCTGGAGCAGGCCCTGGGGTCGGCACAGGCCCGTAACCTGGCCCTGGAGGAGGAGCTTAGGAGGAAGAGGGCGTACGTAGAGAAGGTAAAGCGGCTGCAGAGTTCCCTGGGCCAGCTACAGGCAGCCTGTGAGAAGAGAGAGGCCCTGGAACTGAGGCTGAGGACCAGGCTGGAGCAGGAGCTGAAGAGCCTCCGATCAGCACAG TCCCACAGCACGGCTAGCGGTCCTGGCTCCCTGCCCTCTGATCTGAGCTCCATGGTGTCTGTACAGCAGCAGCAGCtggctgagagagaagagagggtccTGGCTCTGGAGGCTGACATCACACACTGGGAACAGAAGTACCTGGAGGAGAGCACCATGAGGCAGTTCGCTATGGACGCAGCCGCCACCGCTGCAGCTCAGAGAGACAGCAGCGTCATCAAGCACTCGCCTCGTCACTCACCCGACAACAGCTTCAACGACCACCTGCCATTCAGCCACAGGCACCGGGAGATGGAGAACAG agtccgaGCGTTGCACTCCCAGCTCCTGGAGAAGGATGCAGTGATCAGGGTGTTACAGCAACGGACTGGACGGGAGCAGAACAGGCTAGAGCAGCAGGACCTCCGTCCAGCCAAGTCCGTCCCCTCCATCAGCACCGAGCAGCAGGCCCTCCGTCCAGCCAGGTCCGTCCTCTCCATCAGCACCGAGCAGCAGGACCTCCGTCCAGCCAG GTCCGTCCCCTCCATCAGCACCGAGCAGCAGGACCTGCATCCAGCCAGGTCCGTCCCCTCCATCAGCACCGAGCAGCAGGACCTGCGTCCAGCCTCCGTCCCCTCCATCAACACTGATGGCCCAGTGGAGCAACCCATCCAGGGGAAAG GGAAGAGCCTCTCTGATGACCAGACGGCTGCTGcaatgtctcctctctccctgcccccgcACCAACACCCCTGCACCCCGTTGCCCCGGCCCACCCCGTTGCCCCGGCCCACCCTGTTGCTCCTGTCCAAGCCCCAGAGCAGGGACTGCAGCACCCAGTGTGACCGTGATATCCTAGCCCAGGAGGTGGATCTTACAGTGGATCCTACCAGCATGCTAGCACCCTCTGAGGCTTCCTCAACCTCAACACCTGCCTCCG AGCACTTCCTGGCACCAACCAACACACACCAGAGCTCCAGAAGTTCAGACTCAGCAGCAGAAGTGGTGGAAATCCTAATTTAA
- the LOC118381110 gene encoding angiomotin-like 2a isoform X5 produces MRTAEESSGTVLHRLIQEQLRHGNPTDTRTLLAIQQQALRGGSNSSGGGGTGSPRSSLESLTQEESQFIHMSTRQDPQGQEYQGDYKHCESDFVCHLYQLHRHGEELPTYEEAKAHSQYLASVGAQQGQPQLGPEMMDHQGDGQWDLKRKHARSLSERLMQLSLERSSRDIQPLSSSHSYPQLSNGHSGPVEHQGPEFQRGPPPDYPFLVRPPGYMLSHSQETHGHYYQEPPPSFQSQHRYVPSQPQAEMVRHSVHYGPEVYTSHSNTSTHNNTAQMDLLRENERLRKELEVYSEKAARLQKLEGEIQRISEAYETLMKGSAKRETLEKTMRNKLESEIKRLHDFNRDLRDRLDNATKRQEVESADRKQQVFTKLLEQNEEQQREVQRLRGSGEEWLRRQEVLEQALGSAQARNLALEEELRRKRAYVEKVKRLQSSLGQLQAACEKREALELRLRTRLEQELKSLRSAQSHSTASGPGSLPSDLSSMVSVQQQQLAEREERVLALEADITHWEQKYLEESTMRQFAMDAAATAAAQRDSSVIKHSPRHSPDNSFNDHLPFSHRHREMENRVRALHSQLLEKDAVIRVLQQRTGREQNRLEQQDLRPAKSVPSISTEQQALRPARSVLSISTEQQDLRPARSVPSISTEQQDLRPASVPSINTDGPVEQPIQGKGKSLSDDQTAAAMSPLSLPPHQHPCTPLPRPTPLPRPTLLLLSKPQSRDCSTQCDRDILAQEVDLTVDPTSMLAPSEASSTSTPASEHFLAPTNTHQSSRSSDSAAEVVEILI; encoded by the exons ATGAGAACTGCTGAGGAGTCTTCTGGCACGGTTCTACACCGTCTAATCCAGGAGCAGCTCCGTCACGGGAACCCCACAGACACCCGTACCCTCCTGGCCATCCAGCAGCAGGCCCTGCGTGGAGGCAGCAACAGCAGCGGAGGAGGCGGTACCGGATCACCCCGCTCCTCTCTGGAGAGCCTGACCCAGGAAGAGTCCCAGTTCATCCACATGTCCACCAGACaggacccccagggccaggagtaCCAGGGGGACTACAAACACTGTGAGAGTGACTTCGTGTGTCATCTCTACCAGCTCCACAGACACGGAGAGGAGCTGCCCACCTATGAGGAGGCCAAGGCTCACTCTCAGTACCTGGCCTCGGTAGGGGCCCAGCAGGGTCAGCCTCAGCTGGGACCTGAGATGATGGATCACCAGGGAGATGGCCAGTGGGACCTGAAACGGAAGCACGCCCGGAGCCTCAGTGAGCGTCTCATGCAACTCTCCCTGGAGAGATCAAGCAGAGACATTCagcctctcagctcctctcacaGTTACCCTCAACTGTCTAATGGCCACTCTGGGCCTGTTGAACACCAGGGGCCAGAGTTTCAGAGGGGACCTCCCCCAGACTACCCCTTCCTGGTCAGGCCTCCTGGATACATGCTCAGCCACTCACAGGAGACACACGGACACTACTATCAGGAACCACCTCCCTCATTCCAATCACAGCACAG gtaCGTACCTTCCCAGCCCCAGGCCGAAATGGTTCGACACAGTGTCCACTATGGTCCAGAGGTCTACACGAGCCACAGCAACACCAGTACTCACAACAACACTGCCCAAATGGACCTGTTGAGGGAGAACGAGAGACTAAGGAAAGAGTTGGAGGTGTACAGCGAGAAGGCCGCCAGACTTCAGAAG CTGGAAGGAGAGATCCAGAGGATATCTGAGGCCTACGAGACCCTGATGAAGGGCTCAGCCAAGAGAGAGACCCTGGAGAAAACCATGAGGAACAAACTGGAGTCAGAGATCAAGAGACTGCACGACTTCAACAGGGACCTCAGAG ATCGTCTGGACAACGCTACCAAACGGCAGGAAGTTGAATCGGCAGACAGGAAACAGCAGGTCTTCACCAAACTCCTGGAACAAA ATGAGGAACAGCAGCGGGAGGTGCAGCGTCTGCGTGGCTCCGGGGAGGAGTGGCTTCGGCGCCAGGAGGTGCTGGAGCAGGCCCTGGGGTCGGCACAGGCCCGTAACCTGGCCCTGGAGGAGGAGCTTAGGAGGAAGAGGGCGTACGTAGAGAAGGTAAAGCGGCTGCAGAGTTCCCTGGGCCAGCTACAGGCAGCCTGTGAGAAGAGAGAGGCCCTGGAACTGAGGCTGAGGACCAGGCTGGAGCAGGAGCTGAAGAGCCTCCGATCAGCACAG TCCCACAGCACGGCTAGCGGTCCTGGCTCCCTGCCCTCTGATCTGAGCTCCATGGTGTCTGTACAGCAGCAGCAGCtggctgagagagaagagagggtccTGGCTCTGGAGGCTGACATCACACACTGGGAACAGAAGTACCTGGAGGAGAGCACCATGAGGCAGTTCGCTATGGACGCAGCCGCCACCGCTGCAGCTCAGAGAGACAGCAGCGTCATCAAGCACTCGCCTCGTCACTCACCCGACAACAGCTTCAACGACCACCTGCCATTCAGCCACAGGCACCGGGAGATGGAGAACAG agtccgaGCGTTGCACTCCCAGCTCCTGGAGAAGGATGCAGTGATCAGGGTGTTACAGCAACGGACTGGACGGGAGCAGAACAGGCTAGAGCAGCAGGACCTCCGTCCAGCCAAGTCCGTCCCCTCCATCAGCACCGAGCAGCAGGCCCTCCGTCCAGCCAGGTCCGTCCTCTCCATCAGCACCGAGCAGCAGGACCTCCGTCCAGCCAG GTCCGTCCCCTCCATCAGCACCGAGCAGCAGGACCTGCGTCCAGCCTCCGTCCCCTCCATCAACACTGATGGCCCAGTGGAGCAACCCATCCAGGGGAAAG GGAAGAGCCTCTCTGATGACCAGACGGCTGCTGcaatgtctcctctctccctgcccccgcACCAACACCCCTGCACCCCGTTGCCCCGGCCCACCCCGTTGCCCCGGCCCACCCTGTTGCTCCTGTCCAAGCCCCAGAGCAGGGACTGCAGCACCCAGTGTGACCGTGATATCCTAGCCCAGGAGGTGGATCTTACAGTGGATCCTACCAGCATGCTAGCACCCTCTGAGGCTTCCTCAACCTCAACACCTGCCTCCG AGCACTTCCTGGCACCAACCAACACACACCAGAGCTCCAGAAGTTCAGACTCAGCAGCAGAAGTGGTGGAAATCCTAATTTAA